In Pyrus communis chromosome 1, drPyrComm1.1, whole genome shotgun sequence, the following are encoded in one genomic region:
- the LOC137741920 gene encoding transcription factor MYB3R-1-like isoform X2, producing the protein MEGERTNSTPAEGLGDSIQKVRALHGRTSGPTRRSTKGQWTPEEDEILRRAVQRFKGKNWKKIAECFKDRTDVQCLHRWQKVLNPELVKGPWSKEEDEVIIELVKKYGPKKWSTIAQHLPGRIGKQCRERWHNHLNPGINKEAWTQEEELALIRAHQMYGNKWAELTKFLPGRTDNSIKNHWNSSVKKKLDSYLKSGLLTQFQGMPHVGNQNQHMMSSSSRMQSSGDDSGAKGAEVEEISECSQDSTVAGCYLSAPEMANVVPHTREEFGNNDVSRLANDPSCSPASCSEPYYPSMTIGDANFSIPEIPPELVCSKFLEQNFSHDAGASMSGDFQLNLHELPNISSLECDQESSRMYTHCMRSNESHEGVEAPFQTSTSMGNMAFGSVKSEHMLISDDECCRALFSMNGGCFPSRDFTNCSNIVDLGACTDSVLLQPTNLQISETGRTSASQSYHPLDSGVIGTSCSQVVSAHENPLIYAGEPTHLFRVQDQEFVTSLNDGFIYNNESASSPCKSDLVNDSLKLVPVNTFASGLDAQTCPVDASSNEQTEQQDAGKEQQDAGALCYEPPRFPSLDIPFFSCDLIQSCNDMQQEYSPLGIRQLMMSSMNCLTPYRLWDSPSREGSPDALLKSAAKTFTGTPSILKKRHRDLLSPLSPLSDRRIDKRLGTDVTSCLARDFSRLDVMFEDTEKKEDSLSPSSDQKRNSDASGENKENKGTCENKVEKGIDGTAMSDYGTVQRDFDDGQSREKGKQFQQTSDVDAKSKAQPSGVLVERNTNDLLLNSPDVVGCKAEKPFSSTARTPKDQLRKSFEATNPGVPSKSFSARQCSSVKTPTICVKKHGILADKCVQSDSTSAPRETDSASNDVNIESVFGGTPFKRSIDSPSAWKSPWFINSFVPGPRVDTEITIEDIGFFMSPGDRSYDAIGLMKQISEQTAAAYANAQEVLGNETPESLFRERQKDRDIAGPENKQGSPDQPGSSSLSASNVLVECRTLDFSECGTPGKKGTENVKSSSNAKSFSSPTSYLLKGCR; encoded by the exons ATGGAAGGTGAAAGAACAAATTCTACTCCTGCAGAAGGGCTCGGTGACAGCATTCAGAAAGTTCGAGCTCTCCATGG GAGGACTAGTGGGCCTACAAGGCGTTCTACGAAAGGACAATGGACACCTGAAGag GATGAGATCTTGCGGAGGGCTGTTCAGCGTTTTAAAGGAAAGAATTGGAAAAAAATAG CTGAGTGTTTCAAGGATCGGACTGATGTGCAATGCCTACATAGATGGCAGAAAGTCTTGAATCCCGAACTGGTCAAAGGTCCATGGTCTAAAGAG GAGGATGAAGTTATTATTGAGTTGGTGAAAAAATATGGTCCAAAAAAGTGGTCCACTATTGCACAGCATTTACCTGGACGTATTGGTAAGCAGTGTCGGGAAAG GTGGCATAATCATCTTAATCCTGGCATAAACAAAGAGGCATGGACACAGGAAGAGGAGTTGGCTCTGATACGTGCTCATCAAATGTATGGGAACAAATGGGCAGAGCTAACGAAGTTCTTGCCTGGAAG GACAGACAATTCTATAAAAAATCACTGGAACAGTTCTGTGAAGAAGAAGTTGGATTCTTACTTGAAATCGGGTTTACTTACACAGTTTCAAGGGATGCCTCATGTTGGAAATCAAAACCAACACATGATGTCATCTTCTTCAAGAATGCAGAGCAGTGGAGATGATAGTGGTGCCAAAGGTGCAGAAGTAGAAGAAATTTCAGAATGCAGTCAAGATTCAACTGTTGCTGGTTGCTATCTCTCAGCGCCTGAAATGGCCAATGTGGTACCACATACTAGAGAGGAGTTTGGGAATAATGATGTTTCCCGTTTAGCGAATGACCCAAGCTGCAGTCCAGCATCTTGTTCAGAACCATACTACCCATCTATGACTATAGGAGATGCCAATTTTTCCATTCCAGAAATACCTCCTGAATTGGTTTGCTCCAAATTCCTGGAACAAAATTTCTCACATGATGCTGGAGCTTCGATGAGTGGGGATTTCCAGTTAAATTTGCATGAGTTACCTAACATTTCTTCACTAGAATGCGACCAGGAATCATCAAGGATGTACACTCATTGTATGAGGTCTAATGAGAGCCATGAAGGGGTGGAGGCTCCATTTCAAACTTCAACTTCCATGGGTAACATGGCCTTCGGTTCAGTTAAATCAGAGCACATGTTGATATCTGACGATGAATGCTGTAGGGCATTATTTTCAATGAATGGTGGGTGTTTTCCCTCTAGAGATTTTACAAATTGCTCAAACATAGTTGATTTGGGTGCTTGCACAGATTCAGTACTTCTCCAACCCACAAACCTCCAAATATCTGAAACTGGCAGAACTTCAGCTTCACAATCATATCATCCCCTGGATTCTGGTGTAATTGGAACCTCTTGCTCTCAAGTAGTTTCTGCTCATGAAAATCCACTGATATATGCTGGAGAACCTACTCATTTATTCAGAGTTCAAGACCAAGAGTTTGTGACAAGTTTAAATGATGGATTTATCTATAATAACGAGTCTGCCAGTTCTCCCTGCAAATCAGATCTGGTTAATGATTCTTTAAAATTAGTCCCTGTAAATACATTTGCTTCGGGATTGGATGCGCAAACTTGTCCTGTGGATGCGAGTTCAAATGAGCAGACAGAACAGCAGGATGCTGGAAAAGAACAGCAGGATGCTGGAGCTCTATGTTATGAGCCTCCTCGCTTTCCAAGCTTGGATATTCCATTTTTTAGTTGTGATCTTATACAATCTTGTAATGACATGCAGCAAGAATATAGTCCCCTTGGCATTCGTCAGCTGATGATGTCTTCTATGAATTGCCTCACTCCCTATAGGTTATGGGATTCACCCTCTCGTGAGGGTAGCCCTGATGCCTTGCTAAAAAGTGCTGCTAAAACTTTTACAGGCACACCATCTATTTTGAAGAAACGACACCGAGATTTGTTGTCTCCATTGTCGCCATTATCAGATAGAAGAATTGATAAAAGGCTTGGGACTGATGTGACCTCCTGCTTGGCCAGAGATTTTTCACGTCTTGATGTTATGTTTGAAGACActgagaagaaagaagattcCCTTTCTCCATCTTCTGATCAGAAAAGAAATTCTGATGCCTCTGGTGAAAATAAAGAGAATAAGGGTACCTGTGAAAACAAAGTAGAAAAAGGGATTGACGGCACTGCAATGTCAGATTATGGAACTGTACAGAGAGATTTTGATGACGGTCAATCACGGGAAAAGGGAAAGCAGTTCCAACAAACTTCTGATGTTGATGCTAAGAGTAAG GCACAACCTTCTGGAGTACTTGTTGAACGTAACACAAATGATCTGCTACTAAATTCTCCTGATGTAGTTGGATGTAAAGCTGAAAAACCCTTCAGCTCAACTGCTAGAACTCCTAAAGATCAGTTACGTAAAAGCTTTGAAGCCACCAACCCAGGAGTTCCTTCTAAATCGTTTTCTGCAAGACAATGCTCATCTGTTAAAACCCCCACTATATGCGTAAAGAAGCATGGAATTCTCGCAGATAAATGTGTACAGTCTGATTCTACGTCAGCTCCACGAGAGACTGATAGTGCCAGCAATGATGTCAATATTGAAAGCGT GTTTGGTGGTACTCCTTTTAAGAGAAGTATCGATTCTCCTTCGGCATGGAAATCTCCTTGGTTCATCAACTCCTTTGTCCCCGGCCCTAGAGTTGATACTGAAATTACAATTGAG GATATAGGGTTTTTCATGAGCCCAGGGGATAGAAGCTACGATGCCATTGGGCTGATGAAACAGATAAGTGAGCAGACTGCTGCTGCCTATGCCAATGCCCAGGAGGTGTTGGGAAATGAAACTCCTGAAAGTTTATTCCGGGAAAGACAGAAAGACCGAGATATTGCGGGCCCTGAGAACAAGCAGGGGTCGCCTGATCAGCCAGGGAGTAGTTCTCTTTCGGCTTCCAATGTTTTG GTGGAGTGTCGCACCCTCGACTTTAGCGAATGCGGGACGCCCGGGAAGAAGGGAACAGAAAACGTAAAGTCTTCCTCAAATGCCAAGAGCTTCTCGAGTCCGACTTCTTATTTGTTGAAGGGTTGCAGATAA
- the LOC137734276 gene encoding aspartate aminotransferase, cytoplasmic-like, with translation MRPQLTSPHAHSSSVSTSSDRRLSALVRHLAAEDQSSSAMDAHNNSISASPASAHANSVFAHVVRAPEDPILGVTVAYNKDPSPLKLNLGVGAYRTEEGKPLVLNVVRKAEQLLVNDMSRVKEYLPIVGLADFNKLSAKLILGADSPAIQENRITTVQCLSGTGSLRVGGEFLARHYHERTIYIPLPTWGNHTKVFTLAGLTVKSYRYYDPATRGLNFQGLLEDLSSAPAGAIVLLHACAHNPTGVDPTLEQWEQIRQLVRSRGLLPFFDSAYQGFASGSLDGDAQSVRRFAADGGECLIAQSYAKNMGLYGERVGALSIVCKNADVASKVESQLKLVIRPMYSNPPIHGASIVATILKDRDLFNEWTVELKAMADRIISMRHQLFESLRAKGTPGDWSHIIKQIGMFTFTGLNSEQVAFMTKEYHIYMTSDGRISMAGLSSRTVPHLTEAIHAAVTRAA, from the exons ATGCGCCCACAGTTAACATCACCCCACGCCCACAGTTCTTCAGTTTCTACGAGTAGTGATCGGAGGCTAAGCGCTCTGGTACGACACCTCGCTGCCGAAGATCAATCGTCCTCCGCCATGGATGCTCACAACAACTCCATCTCTGCCTCGCCAGCTTCCGCCCACGCCAATTCCGTCTTCGCTCACGTTGTTCGCGCTCCCGAGGATCCAATCCTTggg GTTACTGTTGCGTATAACAAAGATCCAAGCCCTCTGAAGTTGAATTTGGGTGTTGGCGCTTATCGAACCGAG GAGGGAAAACCACTTGTTCTTAATGTGGTGAGAAAAGCAGAACAGCTGCTCGTTAATGACAT GTCTCGCGTTAAGGAATACCTTCCAATCGTTGGACTGGCAGATTTCAATAAGCTGAGCGCTAAGCTGATTCTTGGTGCTGACAG CCCTGCTATTCAAGAGAACCGTATTACTACCGTCCAATGTCTATCGGGAACTGGCTCATTGAGAGTTGGAGGTGAATTTTTGGCAAGGCATTATCATGAA CGCACAATATACATACCCCTGCCGACATGGGGAAACCACACCAAAGTTTTCACTCTGGCAGGGTTGACTGTGAAAAGTTACCGGTATTATGATCCAGCAACTCGTGGCCTCAACTTCCAAG GCCTATTGGAAGACCTCAGCTCTGCCCCAGCCGGAGCAATTGTACTTCTCCATGCATGTGCTCATAACCCCACTGGTGTTGATCCAACCCTTGAGCAGTGGGAGCAGATCAGACAGCTTGTGAGATCAAGAGGATTATTACCGTTCTTCGACAGTGCTTATCAG GGTTTTGCTAGTGGAAGTTTGGATGGCGATGCACAGTCTGTTCGTAGGTTTGCTGCTGATGGTGGAGAGTGCCTTATTGCTCAAAGTTATGCAAAAAACATGGGTCTGTACGGCGAACGTGTTGGAGCCTTAAGCATT GTCTGCAAGAATGCTGATGTTGCAAGCAAGGTTGAGAGCCAACTGAAGCTTGTGATCAGGCCCATGTACTCGAACCCACCCATTCACGGTGCATCCATTGTAGCCACCATTCTCAAGGATAG GGACTTGTTTAACGAATGGACAGTTGAGCTGAAGGCCATGGCTGATCGTATCATCAGCATGCGGCATCAGCTTTTTGAATCCTTGCGTGCTAAGG GCACACCTGGTGACTGGAGCCACATCATCAAGCAAATCGGAATGTTTACCTTCACCGGATTGAACTCCGAGCAAGTTGCCTTCATGACTAAAGAGTACCATATTTACATGACATCCGACGG GAGGATTAGCATGGCGGGTCTGAGCTCAAGGACCGTCCCTCATCTTACCGAGGCAATACATGCCGCTGTTACTCGCGCTGCATAG
- the LOC137741920 gene encoding transcription factor MYB3R-1-like isoform X1 — MEGERTNSTPAEGLGDSIQKVRALHGRTSGPTRRSTKGQWTPEEDEILRRAVQRFKGKNWKKIAECFKDRTDVQCLHRWQKVLNPELVKGPWSKEEDEVIIELVKKYGPKKWSTIAQHLPGRIGKQCRERWHNHLNPGINKEAWTQEEELALIRAHQMYGNKWAELTKFLPGRTDNSIKNHWNSSVKKKLDSYLKSGLLTQFQGMPHVGNQNQHMMSSSSRMQSSGDDSGAKGAEVEEISECSQDSTVAGCYLSAPEMANVVPHTREEFGNNDVSRLANDPSCSPASCSEPYYPSMTIGDANFSIPEIPPELVCSKFLEQNFSHDAGASMSGDFQLNLHELPNISSLECDQESSRMYTHCMRSNESHEGVEAPFQTSTSMGNMAFGSVKSEHMLISDDECCRALFSMNGGCFPSRDFTNCSNIVDLGACTDSVLLQPTNLQISETGRTSASQSYHPLDSGVIGTSCSQVVSAHENPLIYAGEPTHLFRVQDQEFVTSLNDGFIYNNESASSPCKSDLVNDSLKLVPVNTFASGLDAQTCPVDASSNEQTEQQDAGKEQQDAGALCYEPPRFPSLDIPFFSCDLIQSCNDMQQEYSPLGIRQLMMSSMNCLTPYRLWDSPSREGSPDALLKSAAKTFTGTPSILKKRHRDLLSPLSPLSDRRIDKRLGTDVTSCLARDFSRLDVMFEDTEKKEDSLSPSSDQKRNSDASGENKENKGTCENKVEKGIDGTAMSDYGTVQRDFDDGQSREKGKQFQQTSDVDAKSKVDVVPTTQSAQPSGVLVERNTNDLLLNSPDVVGCKAEKPFSSTARTPKDQLRKSFEATNPGVPSKSFSARQCSSVKTPTICVKKHGILADKCVQSDSTSAPRETDSASNDVNIESVFGGTPFKRSIDSPSAWKSPWFINSFVPGPRVDTEITIEDIGFFMSPGDRSYDAIGLMKQISEQTAAAYANAQEVLGNETPESLFRERQKDRDIAGPENKQGSPDQPGSSSLSASNVLVECRTLDFSECGTPGKKGTENVKSSSNAKSFSSPTSYLLKGCR; from the exons ATGGAAGGTGAAAGAACAAATTCTACTCCTGCAGAAGGGCTCGGTGACAGCATTCAGAAAGTTCGAGCTCTCCATGG GAGGACTAGTGGGCCTACAAGGCGTTCTACGAAAGGACAATGGACACCTGAAGag GATGAGATCTTGCGGAGGGCTGTTCAGCGTTTTAAAGGAAAGAATTGGAAAAAAATAG CTGAGTGTTTCAAGGATCGGACTGATGTGCAATGCCTACATAGATGGCAGAAAGTCTTGAATCCCGAACTGGTCAAAGGTCCATGGTCTAAAGAG GAGGATGAAGTTATTATTGAGTTGGTGAAAAAATATGGTCCAAAAAAGTGGTCCACTATTGCACAGCATTTACCTGGACGTATTGGTAAGCAGTGTCGGGAAAG GTGGCATAATCATCTTAATCCTGGCATAAACAAAGAGGCATGGACACAGGAAGAGGAGTTGGCTCTGATACGTGCTCATCAAATGTATGGGAACAAATGGGCAGAGCTAACGAAGTTCTTGCCTGGAAG GACAGACAATTCTATAAAAAATCACTGGAACAGTTCTGTGAAGAAGAAGTTGGATTCTTACTTGAAATCGGGTTTACTTACACAGTTTCAAGGGATGCCTCATGTTGGAAATCAAAACCAACACATGATGTCATCTTCTTCAAGAATGCAGAGCAGTGGAGATGATAGTGGTGCCAAAGGTGCAGAAGTAGAAGAAATTTCAGAATGCAGTCAAGATTCAACTGTTGCTGGTTGCTATCTCTCAGCGCCTGAAATGGCCAATGTGGTACCACATACTAGAGAGGAGTTTGGGAATAATGATGTTTCCCGTTTAGCGAATGACCCAAGCTGCAGTCCAGCATCTTGTTCAGAACCATACTACCCATCTATGACTATAGGAGATGCCAATTTTTCCATTCCAGAAATACCTCCTGAATTGGTTTGCTCCAAATTCCTGGAACAAAATTTCTCACATGATGCTGGAGCTTCGATGAGTGGGGATTTCCAGTTAAATTTGCATGAGTTACCTAACATTTCTTCACTAGAATGCGACCAGGAATCATCAAGGATGTACACTCATTGTATGAGGTCTAATGAGAGCCATGAAGGGGTGGAGGCTCCATTTCAAACTTCAACTTCCATGGGTAACATGGCCTTCGGTTCAGTTAAATCAGAGCACATGTTGATATCTGACGATGAATGCTGTAGGGCATTATTTTCAATGAATGGTGGGTGTTTTCCCTCTAGAGATTTTACAAATTGCTCAAACATAGTTGATTTGGGTGCTTGCACAGATTCAGTACTTCTCCAACCCACAAACCTCCAAATATCTGAAACTGGCAGAACTTCAGCTTCACAATCATATCATCCCCTGGATTCTGGTGTAATTGGAACCTCTTGCTCTCAAGTAGTTTCTGCTCATGAAAATCCACTGATATATGCTGGAGAACCTACTCATTTATTCAGAGTTCAAGACCAAGAGTTTGTGACAAGTTTAAATGATGGATTTATCTATAATAACGAGTCTGCCAGTTCTCCCTGCAAATCAGATCTGGTTAATGATTCTTTAAAATTAGTCCCTGTAAATACATTTGCTTCGGGATTGGATGCGCAAACTTGTCCTGTGGATGCGAGTTCAAATGAGCAGACAGAACAGCAGGATGCTGGAAAAGAACAGCAGGATGCTGGAGCTCTATGTTATGAGCCTCCTCGCTTTCCAAGCTTGGATATTCCATTTTTTAGTTGTGATCTTATACAATCTTGTAATGACATGCAGCAAGAATATAGTCCCCTTGGCATTCGTCAGCTGATGATGTCTTCTATGAATTGCCTCACTCCCTATAGGTTATGGGATTCACCCTCTCGTGAGGGTAGCCCTGATGCCTTGCTAAAAAGTGCTGCTAAAACTTTTACAGGCACACCATCTATTTTGAAGAAACGACACCGAGATTTGTTGTCTCCATTGTCGCCATTATCAGATAGAAGAATTGATAAAAGGCTTGGGACTGATGTGACCTCCTGCTTGGCCAGAGATTTTTCACGTCTTGATGTTATGTTTGAAGACActgagaagaaagaagattcCCTTTCTCCATCTTCTGATCAGAAAAGAAATTCTGATGCCTCTGGTGAAAATAAAGAGAATAAGGGTACCTGTGAAAACAAAGTAGAAAAAGGGATTGACGGCACTGCAATGTCAGATTATGGAACTGTACAGAGAGATTTTGATGACGGTCAATCACGGGAAAAGGGAAAGCAGTTCCAACAAACTTCTGATGTTGATGCTAAGAGTAAGGTTGATGTCGTCCCAACTACACAAAGT GCACAACCTTCTGGAGTACTTGTTGAACGTAACACAAATGATCTGCTACTAAATTCTCCTGATGTAGTTGGATGTAAAGCTGAAAAACCCTTCAGCTCAACTGCTAGAACTCCTAAAGATCAGTTACGTAAAAGCTTTGAAGCCACCAACCCAGGAGTTCCTTCTAAATCGTTTTCTGCAAGACAATGCTCATCTGTTAAAACCCCCACTATATGCGTAAAGAAGCATGGAATTCTCGCAGATAAATGTGTACAGTCTGATTCTACGTCAGCTCCACGAGAGACTGATAGTGCCAGCAATGATGTCAATATTGAAAGCGT GTTTGGTGGTACTCCTTTTAAGAGAAGTATCGATTCTCCTTCGGCATGGAAATCTCCTTGGTTCATCAACTCCTTTGTCCCCGGCCCTAGAGTTGATACTGAAATTACAATTGAG GATATAGGGTTTTTCATGAGCCCAGGGGATAGAAGCTACGATGCCATTGGGCTGATGAAACAGATAAGTGAGCAGACTGCTGCTGCCTATGCCAATGCCCAGGAGGTGTTGGGAAATGAAACTCCTGAAAGTTTATTCCGGGAAAGACAGAAAGACCGAGATATTGCGGGCCCTGAGAACAAGCAGGGGTCGCCTGATCAGCCAGGGAGTAGTTCTCTTTCGGCTTCCAATGTTTTG GTGGAGTGTCGCACCCTCGACTTTAGCGAATGCGGGACGCCCGGGAAGAAGGGAACAGAAAACGTAAAGTCTTCCTCAAATGCCAAGAGCTTCTCGAGTCCGACTTCTTATTTGTTGAAGGGTTGCAGATAA